From Anopheles coluzzii chromosome 3, AcolN3, whole genome shotgun sequence, the proteins below share one genomic window:
- the LOC120956317 gene encoding CLIP domain-containing serine protease B15-like isoform X1 — protein MVPSSLPKTSQMVHITKFWWLMLFLVGVAFGQRRVNQACILANGSSGRCIRIGECSKIVELTTRNVLYSWETQQIRAVLRACESDESSSDPIVCCESAQSTPTRRTLNSGVAPTTTTAASTTPIATTRRPTRVRVTTQRSTTARRRTPTTVRTRSTTIRLDHFKDVLPARCGEQRPSWNVWSDIEDDDNIHVWAVYLEIQRPKSTTKGRCVGTMIHERYVLTAAHCVHNLKLENIKLYFGLFLISTLAQCLADRVCQERRAAELIVHQDYNSHARLNDIALIRVSEAVQFTDDVRPACLPLDYLFDESLVNDARVLSLGWGEYQQGTMSDSKRIVALNVIEQEECGEQLRKWQRFNASMLFSVMCTVGVQAGQDVCQGDSGAPILQLKDGRFFLVGVVSFGPKCGMSTGKAGMSMRVSEYKNWILTNLKRIDGGS, from the exons ATGGTGCCCTCTAGCCTTCCAAAAACGTCACAAATGGTACACATAACCAAGTTTTGGTGGCTGATGCTATTTTTGGTTGGTGTTGCCTTCGGACAGCGGCGAGTGAATCAGGCGTGCATTCTAGCGAATGGGAGTTCCGGACGGTGCATCCGCATTGGCGAGTGTTCCAAGATAGTGGAGCTGACGACCCGAAATGTGCTATATTCGTGGGAAACGCAACAGATAAGGGCGGTGTTGCGTGCCTGCGAAAGTGACGAGAGCTCATCCGACCCGATC GTTTGTTGTGAATCCGCGCAATCAACGCCAACAAGACGTACACTGAACAGTGGTGTAGCACCCACTACTACCACTGCAGCAAGCACTACGCCTATTGCGACCACGAGAAGACCCACTCGTGTGCGAGTTACTACGCAACGCAGCACAACGGCGAGAAGACGGACGCCTACTACCGTGCGTACAAGAAGCACCACAATCCGTTTGGACCACTTCAAGGATGTGTTGCCGGCACGTTGTGGTGAACAGCGGCCTTCATGGAACGTCTGGTCAGACATTGAGGACGATGATAACATCCACGTGTGGGCCGTTTACTTAGAGATTCAGCGTCCGAAGAGCACCACCAAGGGACGATGTGTGGGGACCATGATCCACGAACGGTATGTCCTAACCGCAGCACACTGTGTCCACAACTTGAAGTTGGAAAA TATCAAACTGTACTTCGGACTGTTCTTGATCAGTACGCTGGCTCAGTGTCTAGCCGATCGTGTGTGCCAGGAACGGCGGGCAGCAGAACTGATCGTCCATCAGGATTACAACTCTCATGCCCGACTGAATGATATCGCACTCATCAGGGTAAGCGAAGCCGTTCAATTCACAGATGATGTCAGACCCGCCTGTCTACCTTTGGACTATCTGTTTGACGAAAGCTTAGTGAATGACGCACGGGTGCTTTCGCTCGGTTGGGGTGAATACCAACAAG GTACAATGAGCGATTCAAAACGAATCGTGGCGCTCAATGTAATCGAACAGGAGGAATGTGGCGAGCAGCTAAGAAAATGGCAACGATTTAACGCATCCATGCTCTTCAGTGTCATGTGTACGGTTGGTGTGCAAGCCGGCCAGGACGTTTGCCAGGGTGACTCGGGTGCTCCGATACTGCAGTTGAAGGATGGTCGATTCTTTTTGGTCGGTGTGGTCAGCTTTGGTCCCAAATGTGGTATGAGCACGGGCAAGGCCGGTATGTCGATGCGGGTATCAGAGTACAAAAATTGGATTCTTACCAATTTGAAGCGAATCGATGGTGGGagttag